A portion of the Leptospira terpstrae serovar Hualin str. LT 11-33 = ATCC 700639 genome contains these proteins:
- a CDS encoding helix-turn-helix domain-containing protein, giving the protein MAWKETNVFEERMKFVVAWKRGGWSLTDLCHEFNISRVTGYKYLKQYKLYGIDGLKDKSRRPKYHPHQTRKKIIELILQERKDHPRWGARKLLASLSARFHMIRKWPHPSTVGRILKQNNLIKPPKRRIRKQSIEQPFSHALGP; this is encoded by the coding sequence ATGGCTTGGAAGGAGACAAACGTGTTTGAAGAAAGAATGAAATTTGTTGTCGCTTGGAAACGTGGTGGGTGGTCTCTCACTGACCTTTGTCATGAATTCAATATCAGTAGAGTGACGGGGTATAAATATTTAAAGCAATACAAACTATATGGGATCGATGGGTTAAAAGACAAAAGCCGAAGACCGAAATACCATCCACACCAAACTCGAAAGAAAATCATTGAACTAATTTTACAAGAGAGAAAAGACCATCCCAGGTGGGGAGCAAGAAAACTCCTAGCATCACTCTCAGCTCGGTTTCATATGATTAGAAAATGGCCACATCCAAGTACTGTAGGTCGTATTCTCAAACAAAACAACCTTATCAAACCTCCCAAAAGAAGGATCCGTAAACAATCCATCGAACAACCATTCTCGCATGCACTCGGACCCA